A genome region from Sphingobacteriaceae bacterium GW460-11-11-14-LB5 includes the following:
- a CDS encoding urocanate hydratase — protein sequence MDFKAQLLAGIPSTLPAKKPRNTELSHAPVRKDVLTADEKKLAVKNALRYFPKAWHQELAQEFLTELENYGHIYMYRFMPDYAIYARDIAAYPCLTVHAAAIMLMIQNNLDPAIAQHPEELITYGGNGSVFQNWAQYLLTMQYLATMTDQQTLNIYSGHPQGLFPSNTAAPRVVVTNGMMVPNYSSPEDLEKFNALGVTQYGQMTAGSYMYIGPQGIVHGTAITLMNAFRKKGFYGKDTAGKIFLTAGLGGMSGAQTKAGNIVGCITVCAEVNPKAATKRQQQGWVDELIDNLDELINRVIVAQKEKETVSLAYIGNIVDVWERFDQENIEVAIGSDQTSLHNPYSGGYYPVGLSFAEANEMMAGAPGQFKVYVQDSLKRQAASINKHTGKGTYFFDYGNAFLLECSRAGADVMSPNGIDFKYPSYVEDILGPLCFDYGFGPFRWVCASGNENDLDLTDQMAKEVMEEIKLSAPAEIQQQLQDNINWISAAKENKLVVGSKARILYADAEGRAKIALRFNQAIKTGELSAPVILGRDHHDVSGTDSPFRETSNIYDGSRFTADMAIHNVIGDSFRGATWVSIHNGGGVGWGEVINGGFGMVLDGTEQAAEKLQNMLFYDVNNGIARRSWARNKEARFAIEREMERTGTLKITLPNLVDDEVLDGLEID from the coding sequence ATGGATTTTAAAGCACAGCTATTGGCAGGTATTCCTTCAACATTACCTGCAAAAAAACCCAGAAATACAGAATTAAGCCACGCACCCGTAAGAAAGGATGTTTTAACAGCTGACGAAAAAAAACTGGCTGTTAAAAATGCTTTGCGTTATTTCCCAAAAGCGTGGCACCAGGAACTTGCACAGGAATTTTTAACTGAACTGGAAAACTACGGACACATTTATATGTACCGTTTTATGCCCGATTATGCCATTTATGCAAGAGACATCGCTGCATATCCATGTCTTACCGTTCATGCTGCGGCAATTATGCTCATGATTCAGAATAATTTAGATCCGGCAATAGCGCAGCATCCTGAAGAACTGATTACTTATGGGGGAAATGGAAGTGTATTCCAGAATTGGGCACAGTATCTTTTAACCATGCAATACCTTGCTACAATGACCGATCAGCAAACGCTGAATATTTATAGCGGGCATCCGCAGGGATTATTTCCATCAAATACCGCTGCGCCTCGGGTAGTGGTAACCAATGGCATGATGGTGCCAAATTATTCTTCGCCTGAAGACCTGGAAAAGTTTAACGCTTTAGGTGTAACCCAATATGGGCAGATGACGGCGGGTTCGTACATGTACATCGGGCCTCAGGGCATTGTTCATGGCACAGCCATTACCTTAATGAATGCTTTTCGCAAAAAGGGTTTTTATGGAAAGGATACTGCAGGCAAAATTTTTCTTACTGCAGGATTAGGTGGCATGAGCGGCGCGCAAACCAAGGCGGGCAATATTGTGGGTTGTATTACGGTGTGTGCTGAGGTAAATCCAAAAGCTGCAACTAAAAGACAACAACAGGGTTGGGTAGATGAGCTGATTGATAATTTAGATGAACTGATTAACCGTGTGATCGTTGCCCAAAAAGAAAAAGAAACGGTATCGCTGGCTTACATCGGTAATATAGTTGATGTTTGGGAACGGTTTGATCAGGAAAATATTGAAGTGGCCATTGGCTCTGATCAAACTTCGCTACACAATCCATATTCAGGTGGTTATTACCCGGTTGGTTTAAGTTTCGCTGAAGCAAACGAAATGATGGCCGGTGCACCTGGCCAGTTTAAAGTTTATGTTCAGGATTCGTTAAAAAGGCAAGCCGCAAGCATTAATAAACATACCGGCAAGGGAACTTATTTTTTCGATTATGGAAATGCTTTTTTGCTGGAATGCAGTAGGGCAGGTGCAGATGTAATGTCGCCTAACGGGATAGATTTTAAATACCCATCTTACGTCGAGGATATTTTGGGTCCATTGTGTTTTGATTACGGTTTTGGTCCGTTTAGGTGGGTTTGTGCCTCAGGTAACGAAAATGATCTCGATTTAACCGATCAAATGGCTAAAGAAGTAATGGAAGAGATTAAACTGAGTGCCCCGGCAGAAATACAACAACAATTGCAGGATAATATCAACTGGATCAGTGCGGCAAAAGAGAATAAACTGGTGGTCGGCTCAAAAGCCCGGATTTTATATGCTGATGCAGAAGGAAGGGCAAAAATTGCCTTACGTTTCAATCAGGCCATCAAAACAGGCGAATTATCGGCGCCGGTTATTCTGGGCAGAGACCATCATGATGTAAGCGGAACAGATTCTCCTTTCAGAGAAACGAGCAATATTTACGATGGAAGCAGATTTACTGCCGATATGGCTATCCACAATGTAATTGGCGATAGTTTTAGGGGTGCCACATGGGTTTCGATACATAATGGCGGCGGTGTTGGCTGGGGAGAAGTGATAAATGGTGGTTTCGGAATGGTATTGGATGGAACTGAACAAGCTGCTGAAAAACTACAAAATATGCTCTTTTATGATGTAAATAATGGAATTGCCAGAAGAAGCTGGGCGCGTAACAAAGAAGCCCGTTTTGCCATCGAACGCGAAATGGAACGGACTGGTACTTTAAAAATTACGTTGCCAAATTTGGTTGATGATGAGGTATTGGATGGATTAGAGATTGACTAA
- a CDS encoding EamA family transporter, protein MKSKINIPPIPAVLLSIISVQCGAAIAKGLFPQIGAAATASLRIGLSAVILLIAFRPNLFKLNAKQWKYVVLYGVCLGVMNMVFYMAIARIPIGLGVTLEFVGPLGLAIFGSKKPVDFLWVILAAAGIALIAPWTSTGLNVAGVLLALLAGIFWAAYIILGGRISKIMKGGDAVAIGMLFATLVILPFGIFGGGLSVLNPQLLGLGAALALLSSAIPFTLEMRALKQLPARTFSILMSLEPAMASLAALVFLQEYLTLKECFAVAFVVIASAGSSLTARRAKL, encoded by the coding sequence ATGAAAAGCAAAATCAATATTCCACCCATACCAGCTGTTTTACTCTCTATTATTAGTGTACAGTGTGGGGCGGCAATTGCAAAAGGGCTTTTCCCACAAATTGGTGCTGCTGCTACAGCTTCGTTACGGATTGGTTTATCTGCAGTGATTTTATTAATTGCCTTTAGGCCAAACCTGTTTAAACTAAACGCCAAGCAATGGAAATATGTTGTGCTGTATGGGGTTTGTTTAGGGGTAATGAATATGGTATTCTATATGGCTATAGCAAGAATTCCGATTGGCTTAGGCGTAACATTAGAATTTGTTGGCCCTTTAGGGCTGGCCATTTTTGGCTCTAAAAAACCGGTAGATTTTCTTTGGGTAATACTGGCCGCAGCCGGCATTGCGCTAATTGCCCCATGGACAAGTACAGGATTAAACGTTGCGGGTGTGTTACTGGCACTTTTAGCTGGCATTTTTTGGGCAGCCTATATCATATTGGGCGGCAGGATCTCAAAAATAATGAAAGGTGGCGATGCTGTGGCCATTGGAATGTTATTCGCTACCCTGGTCATTTTGCCATTTGGCATTTTTGGTGGTGGTTTAAGCGTTTTAAATCCGCAGTTATTGGGTTTAGGAGCAGCGCTTGCGCTACTATCAAGCGCTATCCCGTTTACCCTCGAAATGAGAGCCCTTAAGCAGCTTCCTGCTCGGACTTTCAGTATTTTAATGAGCCTCGAACCTGCCATGGCTTCCTTAGCTGCACTCGTTTTTTTACAAGAATACCTCACTCTAAAAGAGTGTTTTGCAGTGGCTTTTGTTGTCATTGCTTCTGCAGGTTCTTCGTTAACAGCCAGGCGTGCAAAACTATAA
- a CDS encoding histidine ammonia-lyase: MSEQQIFNYGTDHLTAKLALAISNGQIKGVLSQSTRDKVLESSQVVERIAVSGKAVYGINTGFGPLCTSMISAIDTRKLQENILKSHAVGVGEPIDSEISKLMLVLKLQALAQGYSGIKIETLDRMIWFLEIGATPVVPKQGSVGASGDLAPLSHLFLPLIGLGKLHYKGEIIATAQLLQEYQMSPLQLGPKEGLALINGTQFIAAHAVKVVQRLENVLDSADIIAAMMIEGLQGSEKPFHAQLHQLRPYPANIAVAEQVRKLLQGSEIMKSHADCAKVQDPYSLRCIPQVHGASRTAWLHLKEALEIELNSVTDNPVIFNDDLTISGGNFHGQPLALPLDYACLAASEIGNISDRRIYLSLEGNTPGVPKLLMKETGLNSGFMIVQYTSAALASENKGLCFPASADSIPTSLGQEDHVSMGSISGRKALQVIENVEKILGIELFCAAQAVDYHHPLKPGKILAAVHDFVRTEIDHFEEDQIMYDRMENAIQMVQQGKIVAVAAEAESTLT, from the coding sequence ATGAGCGAGCAACAGATTTTTAATTACGGAACAGATCATTTAACCGCTAAACTGGCTTTAGCCATCAGTAATGGCCAAATAAAAGGTGTATTGAGTCAAAGTACCCGCGATAAAGTGCTGGAAAGTAGCCAGGTGGTTGAACGTATAGCGGTTTCCGGTAAAGCCGTTTATGGCATCAATACTGGTTTCGGACCACTATGCACGTCCATGATTTCGGCGATTGATACCCGTAAATTACAAGAAAATATTCTGAAAAGCCATGCTGTTGGTGTAGGTGAGCCGATAGATAGCGAAATATCAAAACTGATGCTGGTTTTAAAACTGCAGGCTTTAGCGCAGGGATATTCAGGTATTAAAATCGAAACACTCGATCGAATGATCTGGTTTTTAGAAATAGGTGCCACACCGGTAGTACCCAAACAAGGTTCTGTTGGTGCTTCAGGCGATCTTGCCCCTTTATCTCATCTCTTTTTGCCTTTAATTGGCTTAGGAAAGCTTCATTACAAAGGCGAAATTATTGCTACAGCTCAACTTTTACAAGAATACCAGATGAGTCCACTGCAATTGGGACCGAAAGAAGGCCTGGCTCTAATTAACGGCACGCAGTTTATCGCTGCACACGCCGTTAAAGTGGTGCAAAGGTTGGAAAATGTATTGGATTCTGCCGATATCATTGCGGCAATGATGATTGAGGGCCTACAAGGATCTGAAAAGCCCTTTCATGCACAGCTTCACCAGTTGAGGCCTTATCCGGCAAATATTGCGGTTGCAGAGCAGGTGCGTAAGCTGTTACAAGGTTCTGAAATTATGAAATCGCATGCCGATTGCGCCAAAGTACAGGATCCCTATTCGTTAAGGTGTATTCCGCAGGTACATGGTGCTTCCAGAACCGCATGGTTACATTTAAAGGAAGCTTTAGAAATTGAACTGAATTCAGTAACCGATAACCCGGTCATATTTAATGATGATTTAACCATTAGCGGGGGTAATTTTCATGGTCAGCCATTGGCTTTACCGCTCGATTATGCCTGTTTAGCTGCTTCGGAAATCGGGAATATCAGCGATAGACGGATTTATCTTTCACTGGAAGGAAATACTCCTGGCGTGCCGAAACTGCTGATGAAAGAAACGGGATTAAATTCAGGATTTATGATTGTACAATACACTTCGGCAGCTTTGGCCAGCGAAAATAAAGGACTTTGTTTCCCGGCCAGTGCCGATAGTATCCCAACTTCTTTAGGTCAGGAAGATCATGTGAGCATGGGCTCGATCAGCGGACGTAAAGCCCTGCAGGTGATCGAAAACGTAGAGAAAATTTTAGGTATTGAACTATTCTGCGCAGCGCAGGCTGTTGATTATCATCATCCGTTAAAACCCGGAAAAATATTGGCTGCTGTACACGATTTTGTTCGGACTGAAATTGATCATTTTGAAGAAGATCAGATTATGTACGACAGGATGGAGAATGCCATTCAAATGGTACAGCAAGGTAAAATTGTAGCCGTTGCAGCTGAGGCAGAATCAACATTAACTTAG
- a CDS encoding LysR family transcriptional regulator, translating to MVNLEWYRSFKAIYKTGTLTGAAENLFISQPGVSLHLSSLESYVGYKLFERTGRKMIPTEKGKVLYNFIVEPLGKLEDAEKHFQKSTEKHTPTISVGMCFETFQITLEQYISTLPFNVIIRFGEYPEMLDQLDKGILDLIITPQKGNSPNVEHEAFSSETIVLVGGIETDGQTFDSLVKKKDLAGMETWLKQQKWYGTAGDMEHLLRFWQLNFGKHADFRPNYIVPNLNSIVRCLSGGKGLAIIPDFLCKKEVEEGKVKVIWEGTSKLTNTLYFGCRKNTQYASEIHIIKNLFKEVMVSI from the coding sequence ATGGTTAATTTAGAATGGTATCGAAGTTTTAAGGCGATTTATAAAACCGGAACCTTAACCGGTGCAGCAGAAAATCTGTTTATTTCGCAGCCTGGGGTAAGTTTACATTTAAGTTCTTTAGAAAGTTATGTCGGCTACAAACTCTTCGAGCGTACGGGCAGGAAAATGATTCCTACCGAAAAAGGGAAAGTGTTATACAATTTTATTGTAGAGCCGCTTGGAAAACTGGAAGATGCCGAAAAACATTTTCAAAAAAGCACGGAGAAACACACCCCAACCATCAGCGTGGGTATGTGTTTTGAGACTTTTCAGATTACGCTCGAACAATATATTTCTACACTTCCTTTTAATGTAATTATCCGTTTTGGCGAATACCCTGAAATGCTCGATCAATTGGATAAAGGTATTTTAGACCTCATTATTACCCCACAAAAAGGCAATTCGCCTAATGTAGAGCATGAGGCTTTTTCTTCCGAGACCATCGTGTTGGTAGGCGGAATAGAAACAGATGGGCAAACTTTTGATTCGTTGGTTAAAAAGAAAGATTTAGCCGGCATGGAAACCTGGTTAAAACAGCAAAAATGGTATGGAACTGCCGGCGATATGGAGCATCTTTTACGTTTCTGGCAGCTTAACTTTGGCAAACATGCCGATTTCCGCCCCAATTATATCGTGCCTAACCTCAATTCGATTGTACGCTGCTTATCTGGCGGAAAAGGCCTGGCTATTATCCCCGATTTTCTTTGCAAAAAAGAAGTTGAAGAAGGAAAGGTAAAGGTAATTTGGGAAGGCACGTCAAAACTCACCAACACTTTATATTTTGGTTGTAGAAAAAATACCCAATATGCATCAGAAATTCATATAATTAAAAACCTTTTTAAGGAGGTTATGGTTAGTATATAG
- a CDS encoding NADPH quinone reductase MdaB (involved in drug resistance) — protein sequence MTKIFIINGGQKFGHSGGRFNETIADATADFFSSLPGFEVKTTNINHDYDPQAEVEKYVWADVVIYHTPIWWFQLPHEFKKYIDVVFTEGHKKGIYISDGRKADNPTRNYGTGGMLHGRKYMVTSSWNAPKEAFTLPEEFFMETSVDDGVLFGFHRMNAFTGMERIDGIHFHDVEKNADMRSALTLHQEHLTQNFLNTEVYEHLSNSNS from the coding sequence ATGACAAAAATATTCATCATTAATGGAGGACAAAAGTTTGGTCACTCCGGAGGAAGATTTAACGAAACAATAGCGGATGCAACAGCCGATTTCTTTTCCTCATTACCTGGTTTTGAAGTCAAAACAACCAATATCAATCACGATTACGATCCGCAAGCAGAAGTAGAAAAATATGTCTGGGCAGATGTTGTAATTTATCACACGCCCATTTGGTGGTTTCAGTTGCCGCATGAATTTAAAAAATACATTGATGTGGTATTTACCGAAGGACATAAAAAAGGAATCTATATCAGTGATGGCCGTAAAGCCGATAATCCGACAAGAAACTATGGTACTGGCGGAATGTTACATGGCCGTAAGTATATGGTCACCTCATCGTGGAACGCGCCAAAAGAAGCATTTACCTTACCTGAAGAGTTTTTTATGGAAACCAGTGTAGATGATGGCGTATTGTTTGGTTTCCACAGAATGAATGCTTTTACCGGAATGGAAAGGATAGATGGCATCCATTTTCACGATGTAGAAAAGAACGCCGATATGAGGAGCGCACTTACATTGCACCAGGAACATTTGACCCAAAATTTTTTAAATACTGAAGTATATGAGCATTTATCTAACAGCAATAGTTAA
- a CDS encoding transcriptional regulator, with translation MSYQIELRHLKYFQVLAEELKFRKAADRLFISQPGLSRQIKQMEEIFNAPLFDRNKKKVELTAAGLYLKDEVDFLFSHIENIKKQLSNITEGKQGELRIGFLGSAAQKIVPEVIFKLNKDFPEIRTNLDEMPNKLQIELLEKDMLDVGFVRMQQFKPGISKRMIHQDTFSLVLPKNHPMKKANFEAVKKLGEEPFIFFSSDDSPFYYDLMMSICEDHGFKPKTYHKSVNALTIYKLVEEGLGIAIVPTALQYGYQENVKFVELTHIPQRTELYMIWKESNRNPALKNVIKLLLQDKV, from the coding sequence ATGAGTTATCAGATAGAGCTTAGACACTTAAAATATTTTCAGGTTTTGGCCGAGGAACTGAAGTTTAGAAAAGCCGCAGACCGCCTTTTTATTTCCCAGCCTGGCCTAAGCCGGCAGATTAAACAGATGGAGGAAATTTTTAATGCACCACTGTTCGATCGCAACAAGAAAAAGGTGGAACTTACCGCGGCAGGCCTATACCTTAAAGATGAGGTAGATTTTCTGTTTAGCCATATCGAGAACATCAAAAAACAATTAAGCAATATTACCGAAGGAAAACAGGGCGAACTCCGCATTGGTTTTTTAGGTTCAGCGGCGCAAAAAATCGTACCCGAAGTTATTTTTAAACTTAACAAAGATTTTCCGGAGATCAGAACCAATCTGGATGAAATGCCCAATAAGCTACAGATCGAACTACTGGAAAAAGATATGCTTGATGTGGGTTTTGTGCGAATGCAACAGTTTAAACCGGGTATCTCTAAACGCATGATTCACCAGGACACTTTTTCATTGGTATTGCCTAAAAACCACCCCATGAAAAAGGCCAATTTTGAAGCAGTAAAAAAATTAGGCGAAGAACCTTTTATCTTTTTCTCGAGTGATGACAGTCCCTTTTATTATGACCTGATGATGAGTATTTGCGAGGACCATGGTTTTAAACCCAAAACTTATCATAAATCGGTTAATGCGCTCACCATTTACAAGCTGGTAGAAGAAGGTTTGGGCATCGCTATTGTGCCCACCGCCTTGCAATACGGTTATCAGGAAAACGTAAAGTTTGTAGAGCTTACGCATATTCCGCAAAGAACCGAGCTCTACATGATCTGGAAAGAGTCTAACCGAAACCCCGCCCTAAAAAATGTAATTAAACTATTGTTGCAGGATAAGGTTTAG